Proteins co-encoded in one Gossypium arboreum isolate Shixiya-1 chromosome 11, ASM2569848v2, whole genome shotgun sequence genomic window:
- the LOC108472277 gene encoding putative disease resistance protein RGA3 isoform X1, with translation MAEAIAFDIATELITKLSSRALSQLRLYWNLKHDIDHITRTVRTIKAVLLDAEEKSVTDNLVKVWLEELKDVLYDADDLLDDFSTEALRKDLMGGNKLTKEVCLFFSSSNQFAYGLKMGRKIKAIKARLASIRREANTFRFMQRDRPAETSFMTKKTQQTHSFEREDDIIGRDDDKAALLKLVLEFQSEENVYIIPIVGFGGLGKTALAQLVYNHEMVKNHFDLTMFACVSNYFDMKVIVANIIKSDQNLEMDELQKQLRDKIDGKKYLLVLDDIWNENPEQWSRLKKLLMGGAKGSRIIVTTRSLKVAEIANKCESHVLKLEGLSDDDAWSLFKKIAFEQRYADSTNSAFVEVGKQISKRCGGVPLAIRTVAGMLSLKKTAKEWHSFKDNELAKISEIEGDILPTLKLSYDHLPSHLKHCFAYCRLYPKDHEIHVQTLVQFWIAQGFVKQLNRSQSLEEIGFGYFKDLVDRSFFQEVVEYGIGDMRCKMHDLMHDLAESIAGIESSIVDSDKTASEVDEKYRHISINPSLIPLFKGKKLRTLLQSPNMGTQKLSEETWDFVIANCRCLRVLELYNLNLKTISPSIYKLKHLRYLDLSFNFGLQILPKSICKIQNLLVLKLDYCSGLQELPKKIEKLVNLTHLGCEGCNDLTHMPRGIGKLTSLETLSMFVGDKDGSHGGADLSELRELNNLRGELEIRNLGCVKHAKEKFKAANLKEKQHLRSLVLQWRRPFVDGAGHDDNKSLEYLQPHPNLKKLCIGGWMGDAKFPSWLSLLTNLVKITISDGNFKHLPSFAQFPCLQDLVICGLTELEYMDDNSPKGSQGEAQLFFPSLKVLCLLDCPNMKSWWRTTKPIDDDSNEDNTTVMGTSTMAFPCLSSLTISNCPFTSMPLYPSLDDDLRLVGTSPRPLKQTMKMNITSSTPSSSTSSLPLSKLKSLTLDNIEGLDTHTLEECLQHLTSLKDLEIWNCKEVDLEGMQWEALKNLSGLEILNIPKLVSLPRGLQHLTNLRLLRLTDLPNLTSLPDEMRCLTSLEYLQITEVPQLEERCRKDSGADWHKIAHIPKIRLYNE, from the exons ATGGCCGAAGCAATTGCTTTCGACATCGCCACAGAGCTCATTACTAAGTTGAGCTCTCGTGCGCTCTCTCAACTTCGACTGTACTGGAATCTCAAACATGACATCGACCACATCACACGCACAGTCCGTACAATCAAAGCTGTGCTTCTTGACGCAGAAGAGAAATCGGTGACTGACAATCTCGTCAAAGTTTGGCTTGAAGAGCTGAAAGATGTACTTTATGATGCTGACGACTTGCTCGATGATTTCTCTACCGAAGCTTTGCGGAAAGATCTAATGGGTGGGAACAAGCTGACGAAAGAGGTATGCCTTTTCTTCTCAAGCTCAAACCAATTTGCTTATGGTCTCAAAATGGGTCGGAAAATTAAGGCCATTAAGGCGAGATTAGCTTCAATTCGAAGAGAGGCCAACACTTTCCGCTTCATGCAGCGTGATCGCCCCGCGGAAACCTCTTTCATGACTAAAAAGACGCAGCAAACACACTCTTTTGAGCGTGAAGATGACATAATAGGGAGGGATGATGATAAAGCAGCTCTTCTAAAACTCGTGTTAGAGTTTCAAAGTGAAGAGAATGTTTATATCATTCCAATTGTGGGGTTTGGAGGGTTAGGGAAGACTGCTTTGGCCCAACTTGTATATAACCATGAAATGGTCAAAAATCATTTTGACTTAACGATGTTTGCATGtgtttcaaattattttgatATGAAAGTTATTGTAGCAAACATTATCAAATCTGATCAAAATCTTGAAATGGATGAATTACAAAAACAACTTCGAGATAAAATTGATGGGAAAAAATATTTGCTTGTTTTGGATGACATTTGGAATGAGAACCCAGAACAATGGTCTAGGCTAAAGAAGTTATTGATGGGTGGGGCTAAAGGGAGTAGGATAATAGTAACCACTCGATCTCTAAAGGTAGCGGAGATTGCTAATAAATGTGAATCCCATGTTTTGAAACTAGAAGGCTTGTCTGATGATGATGCTTGGTCTTTGTTCAAAAAGATAGCATTTGAGCAAAGATATGCAGACTCAACAAATTCAGCCTTTGTGGAAGTAGGGAAACAGATTTCAAAAAGGTGTGGTGGGGTTCCCTTAGCTATAAGGACGGTAGCTGGTATGTTATCTTTGAAAAAAACTGCAAAGGAGTGGCATTCTTTCAAAGATAATGAACTTGCTAAAATATCAGAAATTGAAGGAGATATTCTACCTACACTTAAGTTGAGTTATGATCATCTCCCTTCCCATTTGAAGCATTGCTTTGCTTATTGCCGACTGTATCCAAAAGATCATGAAATTCATGTACAAACTCTTGTTCAATTTTGGATTGCACAAGGTTTCGTAAAGCAATTGAATCGAAGCCAATCTCTTGAGGAGATCGGGTTTGGGTATTTTAAAGATTTAGTTGATAGAAGCTTCTTTCAAGAGGTAGTAGAATATGGAATTGGGGATATGAGATGTAAAATGCATGATTTAATGCATGATCTAGCTGAATCTATAGCAGGGATAGAGAGTAGTATTGTAGATTCAGATAAAACTGCAAGTGAGGTTGATGAAAAGTATCGCCACATATCAATTAATCCTTCATTAATTCCTTTGTTTAAGGGAAAAAAGTTGCGAACCTTGTTACAGTCTCCAAACATGGGAACTCAAAAATTGAGCGAAGAAACTTGGGATTTTGTAATTGCAAATTGTAGATGCTTGCGTGTATTAGAATTGTATAATTTAAATCTTAAGACGATTTCACCTTCCATTTACAAGTTGAAACATTTGAGGTACCTTGATCTTTCTTTCAATTTCGGTCTTCAGATTCTCCCAAAGAGTATTTGCAAGATTCAGAATTTGCTAGTGCTGAAACTTGATTATTGTAGTGGGCTTCAAGAATTGCCAAAGAAGATTGAAAAATTGGTGAATCTTACTCATCTTGGGTGTGAAGGTTGTAACGACTTAACTCATATGCCACGTGGAATAGGGAAGCTGACTTCACTTGAGACGTTAAGCATGTTTGTAGGAGATAAAGATGGGTCCCATGGCGGTGCAGATCTAAGTGAATTGAGAGAGCTTAACAACTTAAGGGGAGAGCTGGAAATAAGAAATTTGGGATGCGTAAAACATGCAAAAGAGAAGTTTAAGGCTGCTAATTTGAAAGAGAAGCAACATTTGAGATCGTTGGTTTTACAATGGCGTCGTCCTTTTGTTGATGGTGCTGGTCATGATGACAATAAGTCGCTTGAATACCTCCAGCCCCATCCTAATTTGAAGAAGCTCTGTATTGGAGGATGGATGGGTGATGCCAAGTTTCCAAGTTGGCTTTCTTTACTCACAAATCTCGTCAAAATTACCATAAGTGATGGTAATTTCAAACATCTCCCGTCCTTTGCTCAATTTCCTTGTCTTCAAGATTTGGTAATTTGTGGTTTAACTGAGCTGGAGTACATGGATGATAATAGCCCAAAAGGAAGTCAAGGAGAAGCACAATTATTCTTCCCATCGCTTAAGGTTCTCTGTCTCTTGGACTGCCCGAATATGAAGAGCTGGTGGAGGACGACAAAACCAATCGATGATGATTCCAACGAGGACAACACAACAGTTATGGGAACATCAACCATGGCATTTCCTTGTCTTTcctctttaacaatttcaaattgCCCTTTCACTTCAATGCCGTTGTATCCTTCACTCGATGATGATCTAAGGCTGGTGGGTACCAGTCCAAGGCCGTTAAAGCAGACCATGAAGATGAACATAACTAGTTCGACCCCATCAAGTTCAACCTCTTCTCTTCCTCTCTCCAAATTGAAATCTTTAACATTAGACAACATTGAGGGATTGGACACTCACACGCTAGAGGAGTGCCTGCAACATCTCACCAGCCTCAAAGATTTAGAAATATGGAATTGCAAGGAGGTTGATTTAGAGGGCATGCAATGGGAAGCCCTTAAGAATCTCTCTGGTTTGGAGATTTTGAATATTCCAAAGCTGGTGTCTCTCCCCCGTGGGCTTCAACATCTAACAAATCTGCGACTGCTTCGTCTCACTGATTTGCCCAATTTAACATCGCTTCCGGACGAGATGCGTTGCCTAACCAGTTTGGAGTATTTACAAATAACAGAAGTTCCTCAGTTGGAGGAAAGATGTCGGAAGGACAGTGGCGCTGATTGGCATAAGATTGCTCACATCCCCAAGATTCGATTGTATAATGAG TAG
- the LOC108472276 gene encoding transcription factor E2FA-like, whose product IFPLFSLLFHSLSNGSTKIRTFSLFLFPYCNYTHLVSPRYINLHVRDGLTLPYQPPPTASTAPASTVPPVVRPIRRHLAFDSTKPLFVHPDDYHRFSSSNSRGIVADQEVEAIVVRSPQLKRKSTADKNDVESSQWTSSPGVTSISNSPFQTPVYAKGGRINKSKTSKANKSMPHTPVSNAGCPSPLTPAGSCRLDSPFGLLTKKFVNLMKHAEDGILDLNKAAETLEVQKRRICDITNVLEGICLIEKKFKNRVQWKGVGASKPGETDGDVSVIQEEIENLSMEERRLDDQIREMQERLRDLSENDNNQKYDFLVCLAL is encoded by the exons ATattccctctcttttccctccTTTTCCACTCTCTCTCTAATGGCTCAACTAAAATCCGCACTTTCTCTCTCTTCCTATTTCCCTATTGCAATTATACCCACCTCGTTTCCCCTCGATATATAAACCTCCATGTCCGGGATGGTCTTACGCTGCCGTATCAACCTCCTCCTACGGCTTCAACAGCACCAGCTTCGACGGTTCCTCCGGTTGTTCGGCCTATACGTCGTCACCTGGCCTTCGATTCGACGAAGCCGCTGTTTGTTCATCCCGATGATTATCACAGATTTTCATCTAGTAATAGTCGTGGAATCGTCGCCGATCAAGAAGTTGAAGCAATTGTTGTGAGATCTCCG CAATTAAAAAGGAAGAGCACAGCTGACAAAAATGATGTTGAGTCTAGCCAATGGACAAGCAGTCCGGGGGTTACCAGCATATCCAACAGTCCTTTCCAGACACCTGTATATGCTAAAGGAGGAAGGATAAATAAATCAAAGACATCAAAAGCCAATAAATCAATGCCTCACACACCTGTGTCAAATGCTG GTTGTCCATCTCCTCTTACACCTGCTGGCAGCTGCCGTTTAGATAGTCCTTTTG GTCTGTTGACGAAAAAGTTTGTCAATCTGATGAAGCATGCTGAAGATGGTATCCTTGACCTAAATAAGGCTGCAGAAACATTGGAG GTGCAGAAGAGGAGGATATGTGATATAACAAATGTCTTGGAGGGCATTTGTCTTATCGAAAAGAAGTTCAAAAACAGAGTACAGTGGAA GGGTGTTGGTGCTTCAAAGCCAGGAGAAACAGATGGCGATGTCTCTGTAATACAG GAGGAAATTGAGAACCTTTCCATGGAAGAGAGGAGATTAGATGATCAAATAAG AGAAATGCAGGAAAGGTTGAGGGATTTGAGTGAGAATGACAACAATCAGAAGTACGATTTTCTTGTCTGCCTTGCACTGTGA
- the LOC108473540 gene encoding disease resistance protein RGA2-like has protein sequence MRCKMHDLIHDLAESIAGTESSIVHSNKIASKDGEKCRHISINPSLIPLFKGKKLRTLLQFPNKRVPNLSDETWNFVIANCRCLRVLELYDFDFKMIPRSIHKLKHLRYLDLSRNENLKSLPKSICKIQNLQMLKLDWCDRLEELPKKIEKLVNLTHLGCEGCNGLTHMPRGIGKLSSLETLRMFIVDKDGSHGGADLSELSGLNILRGELRITNLGFAKNAKEKFKATNLKEKQHLRSLVLEWNRRGDDNDANKSLEDLQPHPNLKELCIRGWRGDAKFPSWISLLTNLVVIRIWGPSNVKHVPSFAQLPCLKELSITDCTELEYMDDNSPKGSQGEAQSFFPSLKVLCLWDCPNLKSWWRTTKPIDDDSDEDDTTVMGTSTMAFPCLSTLTISNCPFTSMPLYPSLIDDLRLVGTSSRPLKQTMKMNITSSTPSSSTSSLPLSKLKSLTLDNIEGLDTHTLDECLQHLTSLKDLEIWNCKEVDLEGMQWEVLKNLSHLEIDNIPKLVSLPIGLQHLVQLKTLKIHNCNGLRSLFPAFQHLTFLEDFSVSNCKELELSAAGIQIFQNYTSLCSLSLENMPECRHLPEWLQHLPNLQKLYLRDLPNLTSLPDEMRCLTKLQKLHIFEVPQLEERCRKDIGADWHKIAHIPDFDISGCY, from the coding sequence ATGAGATGTAAAATGCATGATTTAATACATGATCTAGCTGAATCAATAGCAGGGACAGAGAGTAGTATTGTACATTCAAATAAAATTGCAAGTAAGGATGGTGAAAAGTGTCGCCACATATCAATTAATCCTTCATTAATTCCTTTGTTTAAGGGAAAAAAGTTGCGAACCTTGTTACAGTTTCCAAACAAGAGAGTTCCAAATTTGAGTGATGAAACTTGGAATTTTGTAATTGCAAATTGTAGATGTTTGCGTGTACTAGAATTGTATGATTTTGACTTTAAAATGATTCCACGCTCCATTCATAAGCTGAAACATTTGAGGTACCTTGATCTTTCTCGCAACGAAAATCTTAAGAGCCTGCCAAAGAGTATTTGCAAAATACAAAATTTGCAAATGCTGAAACTTGACTGGTGTGATCGGCTTGAAGAATTGCCGAAGAAGATTGAAAAATTGGTGAATCTTACCCATCTTGGGTGTGAAGGTTGTAATGGTTTAACTCATATGCCACGTGGAATAGGAAAACTGAGTTCCCTTGAAACATTACGCATGTTTATAGTGGATAAAGATGGTTCCCATGGTGGTGCAGATCTAAGTGAATTGAGTGGGCTTAACATCTTAAGGGGAGAGCTAAGAATAACAAATTTGGGATTCGCAAAAAATGCAAAAGAGAAGTTTAAAGCTACTAATTTGAAAGAGAAGCAACATTTGAGATCGTTGGTTTTAGAATGGAATCGTCGTGGTGACGATAATGATGCTAACAAGTCACTTGAAGACCTCCAGCCCCATCCTAACCTCAAGGAGCTCTGTATTCGAGGATGGAGGGGTGATGCAAAGTTTCCAAGTTGGATTTCTTTGCTCACAAATCTCGTCGTGATTAGAATATGGGGTCCTAGTAATGTCAAACATGTTCCGTCCTTTGCGCAATTGCCTTGTCTTAAAGAGCTGTCAATTACTGATTGTACTGAGCTGGAGTACATGGATGATAATAGCCCAAAAGGAAGTCAAGGAGAAGCACAATCATTCTTCCCATCGCTTAAGGTTCTCTGTCTCTGGGACTGCCCGAACCTGAAGAGCTGGTGGAGGACGACAAAACCAATCGATGATGATTCCGACGAGGACGACACAACAGTTATGGGAACATCAACCATGGCATTTCCTTGTCTTTccactttaacaatttcaaattgCCCTTTCACTTCAATGCCGTTGTATCCTTCACTCATTGATGATCTAAGGTTGGTGGGTACCAGTTCAAGGCCGTTAAAGCAGACCATGAAGATGAATATTACTAGTTCGACCCCATCAAGTTCAACCTCTTCTCTTCCTCTCTCCAAATTGAAATCTTTAACATTAGACAACATTGAGGGATTGGACACTCACACGCTAGATGAGTGCCTGCAACATCTCACCAGCCTCAAAGATTTAGAAATATGGAATTGCAAGGAGGTTGATTTAGAGGGCATGCAATGGGAAGTCCTTAAGAATCTCTCTCATTTGGAGATTGATAATATTCCAAAGCTGGTGTCTCTCCCCATTGGGCTTCAACATCTTGTTCAattgaaaacattaaaaattcataacTGCAATGGATTGAGGTCACTGTTTCCTGCGTTCCAACATCTCACTTTCCTTGAAGACTTTTCAGTAAGCAACTGCAAGGAGCTGGAGTTATCTGCAGCTGGCATCCAAATATTCCAAAATTATACAAGCCTATGCTCTCTATCGCTGGAAAATATGCCAGAGTGTCGGCATCTTCCGGAGTGGCTTCAACATCTACCAAATCTGCAAAAGCTTTATCTGAGGGATTTGCCCAATTTAACATCGCTCCCGGACGAGATGCGTTGCCTAACCAAATTGCAAAAATTACATATATTTGAAGTTCCTCAGTTGGAGGAAAGGTGTCGGAAGGACATTGGTGCTGATTGGCATAAGATTGCTCACATCCCAGACTTTGACATATCTGGTTGTTATTAG
- the LOC108472277 gene encoding putative disease resistance protein RGA1 isoform X2 yields MAEAIAFDIATELITKLSSRALSQLRLYWNLKHDIDHITRTVRTIKAVLLDAEEKSVTDNLVKVWLEELKDVLYDADDLLDDFSTEALRKDLMGGNKLTKERDRPAETSFMTKKTQQTHSFEREDDIIGRDDDKAALLKLVLEFQSEENVYIIPIVGFGGLGKTALAQLVYNHEMVKNHFDLTMFACVSNYFDMKVIVANIIKSDQNLEMDELQKQLRDKIDGKKYLLVLDDIWNENPEQWSRLKKLLMGGAKGSRIIVTTRSLKVAEIANKCESHVLKLEGLSDDDAWSLFKKIAFEQRYADSTNSAFVEVGKQISKRCGGVPLAIRTVAGMLSLKKTAKEWHSFKDNELAKISEIEGDILPTLKLSYDHLPSHLKHCFAYCRLYPKDHEIHVQTLVQFWIAQGFVKQLNRSQSLEEIGFGYFKDLVDRSFFQEVVEYGIGDMRCKMHDLMHDLAESIAGIESSIVDSDKTASEVDEKYRHISINPSLIPLFKGKKLRTLLQSPNMGTQKLSEETWDFVIANCRCLRVLELYNLNLKTISPSIYKLKHLRYLDLSFNFGLQILPKSICKIQNLLVLKLDYCSGLQELPKKIEKLVNLTHLGCEGCNDLTHMPRGIGKLTSLETLSMFVGDKDGSHGGADLSELRELNNLRGELEIRNLGCVKHAKEKFKAANLKEKQHLRSLVLQWRRPFVDGAGHDDNKSLEYLQPHPNLKKLCIGGWMGDAKFPSWLSLLTNLVKITISDGNFKHLPSFAQFPCLQDLVICGLTELEYMDDNSPKGSQGEAQLFFPSLKVLCLLDCPNMKSWWRTTKPIDDDSNEDNTTVMGTSTMAFPCLSSLTISNCPFTSMPLYPSLDDDLRLVGTSPRPLKQTMKMNITSSTPSSSTSSLPLSKLKSLTLDNIEGLDTHTLEECLQHLTSLKDLEIWNCKEVDLEGMQWEALKNLSGLEILNIPKLVSLPRGLQHLTNLRLLRLTDLPNLTSLPDEMRCLTSLEYLQITEVPQLEERCRKDSGADWHKIAHIPKIRLYNE; encoded by the exons ATGGCCGAAGCAATTGCTTTCGACATCGCCACAGAGCTCATTACTAAGTTGAGCTCTCGTGCGCTCTCTCAACTTCGACTGTACTGGAATCTCAAACATGACATCGACCACATCACACGCACAGTCCGTACAATCAAAGCTGTGCTTCTTGACGCAGAAGAGAAATCGGTGACTGACAATCTCGTCAAAGTTTGGCTTGAAGAGCTGAAAGATGTACTTTATGATGCTGACGACTTGCTCGATGATTTCTCTACCGAAGCTTTGCGGAAAGATCTAATGGGTGGGAACAAGCTGACGAAAGAG CGTGATCGCCCCGCGGAAACCTCTTTCATGACTAAAAAGACGCAGCAAACACACTCTTTTGAGCGTGAAGATGACATAATAGGGAGGGATGATGATAAAGCAGCTCTTCTAAAACTCGTGTTAGAGTTTCAAAGTGAAGAGAATGTTTATATCATTCCAATTGTGGGGTTTGGAGGGTTAGGGAAGACTGCTTTGGCCCAACTTGTATATAACCATGAAATGGTCAAAAATCATTTTGACTTAACGATGTTTGCATGtgtttcaaattattttgatATGAAAGTTATTGTAGCAAACATTATCAAATCTGATCAAAATCTTGAAATGGATGAATTACAAAAACAACTTCGAGATAAAATTGATGGGAAAAAATATTTGCTTGTTTTGGATGACATTTGGAATGAGAACCCAGAACAATGGTCTAGGCTAAAGAAGTTATTGATGGGTGGGGCTAAAGGGAGTAGGATAATAGTAACCACTCGATCTCTAAAGGTAGCGGAGATTGCTAATAAATGTGAATCCCATGTTTTGAAACTAGAAGGCTTGTCTGATGATGATGCTTGGTCTTTGTTCAAAAAGATAGCATTTGAGCAAAGATATGCAGACTCAACAAATTCAGCCTTTGTGGAAGTAGGGAAACAGATTTCAAAAAGGTGTGGTGGGGTTCCCTTAGCTATAAGGACGGTAGCTGGTATGTTATCTTTGAAAAAAACTGCAAAGGAGTGGCATTCTTTCAAAGATAATGAACTTGCTAAAATATCAGAAATTGAAGGAGATATTCTACCTACACTTAAGTTGAGTTATGATCATCTCCCTTCCCATTTGAAGCATTGCTTTGCTTATTGCCGACTGTATCCAAAAGATCATGAAATTCATGTACAAACTCTTGTTCAATTTTGGATTGCACAAGGTTTCGTAAAGCAATTGAATCGAAGCCAATCTCTTGAGGAGATCGGGTTTGGGTATTTTAAAGATTTAGTTGATAGAAGCTTCTTTCAAGAGGTAGTAGAATATGGAATTGGGGATATGAGATGTAAAATGCATGATTTAATGCATGATCTAGCTGAATCTATAGCAGGGATAGAGAGTAGTATTGTAGATTCAGATAAAACTGCAAGTGAGGTTGATGAAAAGTATCGCCACATATCAATTAATCCTTCATTAATTCCTTTGTTTAAGGGAAAAAAGTTGCGAACCTTGTTACAGTCTCCAAACATGGGAACTCAAAAATTGAGCGAAGAAACTTGGGATTTTGTAATTGCAAATTGTAGATGCTTGCGTGTATTAGAATTGTATAATTTAAATCTTAAGACGATTTCACCTTCCATTTACAAGTTGAAACATTTGAGGTACCTTGATCTTTCTTTCAATTTCGGTCTTCAGATTCTCCCAAAGAGTATTTGCAAGATTCAGAATTTGCTAGTGCTGAAACTTGATTATTGTAGTGGGCTTCAAGAATTGCCAAAGAAGATTGAAAAATTGGTGAATCTTACTCATCTTGGGTGTGAAGGTTGTAACGACTTAACTCATATGCCACGTGGAATAGGGAAGCTGACTTCACTTGAGACGTTAAGCATGTTTGTAGGAGATAAAGATGGGTCCCATGGCGGTGCAGATCTAAGTGAATTGAGAGAGCTTAACAACTTAAGGGGAGAGCTGGAAATAAGAAATTTGGGATGCGTAAAACATGCAAAAGAGAAGTTTAAGGCTGCTAATTTGAAAGAGAAGCAACATTTGAGATCGTTGGTTTTACAATGGCGTCGTCCTTTTGTTGATGGTGCTGGTCATGATGACAATAAGTCGCTTGAATACCTCCAGCCCCATCCTAATTTGAAGAAGCTCTGTATTGGAGGATGGATGGGTGATGCCAAGTTTCCAAGTTGGCTTTCTTTACTCACAAATCTCGTCAAAATTACCATAAGTGATGGTAATTTCAAACATCTCCCGTCCTTTGCTCAATTTCCTTGTCTTCAAGATTTGGTAATTTGTGGTTTAACTGAGCTGGAGTACATGGATGATAATAGCCCAAAAGGAAGTCAAGGAGAAGCACAATTATTCTTCCCATCGCTTAAGGTTCTCTGTCTCTTGGACTGCCCGAATATGAAGAGCTGGTGGAGGACGACAAAACCAATCGATGATGATTCCAACGAGGACAACACAACAGTTATGGGAACATCAACCATGGCATTTCCTTGTCTTTcctctttaacaatttcaaattgCCCTTTCACTTCAATGCCGTTGTATCCTTCACTCGATGATGATCTAAGGCTGGTGGGTACCAGTCCAAGGCCGTTAAAGCAGACCATGAAGATGAACATAACTAGTTCGACCCCATCAAGTTCAACCTCTTCTCTTCCTCTCTCCAAATTGAAATCTTTAACATTAGACAACATTGAGGGATTGGACACTCACACGCTAGAGGAGTGCCTGCAACATCTCACCAGCCTCAAAGATTTAGAAATATGGAATTGCAAGGAGGTTGATTTAGAGGGCATGCAATGGGAAGCCCTTAAGAATCTCTCTGGTTTGGAGATTTTGAATATTCCAAAGCTGGTGTCTCTCCCCCGTGGGCTTCAACATCTAACAAATCTGCGACTGCTTCGTCTCACTGATTTGCCCAATTTAACATCGCTTCCGGACGAGATGCGTTGCCTAACCAGTTTGGAGTATTTACAAATAACAGAAGTTCCTCAGTTGGAGGAAAGATGTCGGAAGGACAGTGGCGCTGATTGGCATAAGATTGCTCACATCCCCAAGATTCGATTGTATAATGAG TAG